One segment of Gadus chalcogrammus isolate NIFS_2021 chromosome 8, NIFS_Gcha_1.0, whole genome shotgun sequence DNA contains the following:
- the LOC130388005 gene encoding phospholipid phosphatase 3-like isoform X1 — protein MQRCLIYEKSMAPESRNGGLSLNNSGKDNSRRKLLVGVDLFCLFLAGLPFLVIETSAVQPYRRGFYCSDASIKYPAKSKDTISDGVLSATGILITILSIIVGESYRVRFLNEGSKSFVGNPYIAALYRQVGVFVFGCAISQSFTDIAKVSVGRLRPHFLAVCNPDFSTINCSLGYITDYQCQGPESRVQEARKSFFSGHASFSMYTMLYLVFYLQARFTWHGARTLRPLTQFTLVMLSFYTGLSRVSDHKHHPGDVLAGFVQGALVAYCIAFYVSDLFKPKGRRSTICPAPIKKDLPPADIRERSNHLIMA, from the exons ATGCAACGCTGCTTGATATATGAAAAGAGCATGGCACCAGAATCCAGGAACGGAGGGCTTTCACTGAACAACAGCGGCAAGGACAACAGCAGGAGAAAGCTTCTGGTCGGAGTGGATCTGTTCTGCTTGTTTCTAG CTGGCCTTCCTTTCCTGGTCATCGAGACCAGCGCTGTGCAGCCGTACCGCCGCGGCTTTTACTGCAGCGACGCGTCCATCAAGTACCCTGCCAAGAGCAAAGACACCATCAGCGACGGCGTGCTTAGCGCCACCGGCATTCTAATCACCATCCTGTCT ATCATCGTGGGGGAGAGCTACCGGGTGCGCTTCCTGAACGAGGGCTCCAAGTCCTTCGTGGGGAACCCCTACATCGCCGCGCTCTACCGGCAGGTGGGCGTGTTCGTGTTTGGCTGCGCCATCAGCCAGTCCTTCACGGACATAGCCAAGGTGTCCGTGGGCCGCCTGCGACCTCACTTCCTGGCCGTGTGTAACCCCGACTTCTCCACCATCAACTGCTCGCTGGGGTACATCACTGACTACCAGTGCCAAGGCCCTGAGAGCCGCGTGCAGGAGGCCAG GAAGTCCTTCTTCTCGGGACACGCCTCCTTCTCCATGTACACCATGCTGTACCTGGTG TTCTACCTGCAGGCCCGGTTCACCTGGCACGGTGCCCGCACCCTGCGCCCCCTGACCCAGTTCACCCTGGTCATGCTGTCCTTCTACACCGGCCTGTCCCGGGTGTCCGACCACAAGCACCACCCCGGAGACGTCCTGGCGGGCTTCGTGCAGGGCGCCCTGGTGGCCTACTGCATC gccTTCTATGTGTCAGACCTGTTCAAGCCCAAGGGCAGGCGTTCTACCATCTGCCCGGCGCCCATAAAGAAAGATCTCCCTCCAGCGGACATCAGGGAGCGCAGTAATCACCTCATCATGGCATAG
- the LOC130388005 gene encoding phospholipid phosphatase 3-like isoform X2, with product MQRCLIYEKSMAPESRNGGLSLNNSGKDNSRRKLLVGVDLFCLFLVVLVAAFLHKAPLPAYQRGFFCGDTTIDLPYKNSTVPTLVLIGVGFAVPVVSIIVGESYRVRFLNEGSKSFVGNPYIAALYRQVGVFVFGCAISQSFTDIAKVSVGRLRPHFLAVCNPDFSTINCSLGYITDYQCQGPESRVQEARKSFFSGHASFSMYTMLYLVFYLQARFTWHGARTLRPLTQFTLVMLSFYTGLSRVSDHKHHPGDVLAGFVQGALVAYCIAFYVSDLFKPKGRRSTICPAPIKKDLPPADIRERSNHLIMA from the exons ATGCAACGCTGCTTGATATATGAAAAGAGCATGGCACCAGAATCCAGGAACGGAGGGCTTTCACTGAACAACAGCGGCAAGGACAACAGCAGGAGAAAGCTTCTGGTCGGAGTGGATCTGTTCTGCTTGTTTCTAG TGGTCCTAGTGGCGGCGTTCTTACACAAAGCCCCCCTCCCGGCCTACCAGAGGGGCTTTTTCTGCGGAGACACCACCATCGACCTGCCGTATAAGAACAGCACAGTGCCCACTCTGGTCCTCATTGGCGTGGGCTTCGCGGTGCCTGTTGTCTCA ATCATCGTGGGGGAGAGCTACCGGGTGCGCTTCCTGAACGAGGGCTCCAAGTCCTTCGTGGGGAACCCCTACATCGCCGCGCTCTACCGGCAGGTGGGCGTGTTCGTGTTTGGCTGCGCCATCAGCCAGTCCTTCACGGACATAGCCAAGGTGTCCGTGGGCCGCCTGCGACCTCACTTCCTGGCCGTGTGTAACCCCGACTTCTCCACCATCAACTGCTCGCTGGGGTACATCACTGACTACCAGTGCCAAGGCCCTGAGAGCCGCGTGCAGGAGGCCAG GAAGTCCTTCTTCTCGGGACACGCCTCCTTCTCCATGTACACCATGCTGTACCTGGTG TTCTACCTGCAGGCCCGGTTCACCTGGCACGGTGCCCGCACCCTGCGCCCCCTGACCCAGTTCACCCTGGTCATGCTGTCCTTCTACACCGGCCTGTCCCGGGTGTCCGACCACAAGCACCACCCCGGAGACGTCCTGGCGGGCTTCGTGCAGGGCGCCCTGGTGGCCTACTGCATC gccTTCTATGTGTCAGACCTGTTCAAGCCCAAGGGCAGGCGTTCTACCATCTGCCCGGCGCCCATAAAGAAAGATCTCCCTCCAGCGGACATCAGGGAGCGCAGTAATCACCTCATCATGGCATAG
- the si:ch211-188c16.1 gene encoding uncharacterized protein si:ch211-188c16.1, translated as MEQDGPTNFKALRAKFQEEAALAQARNSRPTIAEKPRNVHPPSGQCSSVPPPGGHCRSVLTELHSAAENGTQAVPRVIFRSELRASGMRPISFPPQTSLRTRTRNGDDNMPPPTAARHSVLEGHLPLVLPPPPPPMKEHQLHPVASTKEPKQLMEPPLETLPSTRTKRKGLLLPFKASKSSKGPTAGEECAQAASLTNSRPASVPGELPSLQGQDEAPCPRGADGQLPSPDVTPPSRDTSGDSDSRIMSTLERAKRKFSRKHMLLSCKASSLLSTDEVTPATTTARATLGKTASMLSKAVATSEANFPVPSPVCLPDLACVSARPFFKVGTTSHSEDGYGLPRGRADGPPQPPAPPRRSLLDAAVLGPVPAKPPRPPCVDLGFYFPARDLSPPPVEDLVHDQSTANATLLDAPDFPDFDHSVSGATDAHHPIDIASLEVEALEFVDFDLPPPVDPELYFEALLECEPADPLTFDLQALNLDSQEDSVAQEPSSLPEAPDLCTLLGPVAPESWCGQGRMGTPEPPPVPEHGSSAAGEAHPGASEAGSSPEEAVRARHAALANWIESQPSSPQLDGYHGTCENLYEDVETINGYLSGQNSRTLKEHKGGPKNPYADSNQVKEESRLNIWPRNPWGSRSGEHSHSVHPHFHRDRQSPDHNEHKEQKKRERQRQEKEKKEQKEKEKRETEMKKKFKVTGVEEPLYHAKVMVASKVHKKNDLTVTSGDMVSIIRTNSCPKGRWLARDANLKYGYISVMNVELNIQEMLELGKTAQAARREGNMEADTISIGSRSSNYPLLTSSFTDDSEEWACEDETLSHSNESHSFHQQTTLPEMMCSHPSALHTLSDANLEDLHTQTRHEALQKLATFFQQNKEDYGIVKENGGDTPTNVDQPSFLSAVEEPPYLEQEMDFTHLELLPPPPLYADNF; from the exons ATGGAACAG GATGGACCGACCAATTTCAAAGCTCTGAGGGCCAAGTTCCAGGAGGAGGCTGCCCTGGCTCAGGCCAGGAACAGCCGACCCACGATCGCCGAGAAGCCGCGAAACGTCCACCCGCCCAGCGGCCAATGCTCCTCCGTCCCCCCGCCCGGCGGCCACTGCCGCTCCGTCCTGACCGAGCTCCATAGCGCGGCAGAAAACGGAACGCAGGCGGTTCCCAGGGTAATCTTCAGAAGCGAATTGAGGGCTTCAGGCATGCGTCCCATTTCTTTCCCTCCCCAAACGTCCCTTCGGACACGAACCAGGAATGGGGACGATAACATgccaccaccaacagcagcGAGGCATTCTGTCCTGGAGGGGCACTTGCCCTTGGtccttcccccacccccaccccctatgAAGGAACATCAGCTACACCCAGTGGCATCCACTAAGGAACCTAAGCAGCTGATGGAACCACCACTTGAGACCCTGCCCTCCACCAGGACGAAGAGAAAAGGCTTGCTTCTCCCCTTCAAAGCTTCTAAATCATCAAAGGGCCCCACAGCAGGTGAAGAGTGTGCCCAAGCTGCCTCACTGACCAACAGCAGACCTGCTAGCGTCCCCGGTGAGCTGCCCTCCCTCCAGGGACAGGATGAGGCCCCGTGTCCCAGAGGGGCAGACGGTCAGCTACCCAGCCCGGACGTAACTCCCCCCTCCCGGGACACCAGCGGCGACTCGGACAGCCGCATCATGAGCACCTTAGAGAGGGCCAAGAGGAAGTTCTCTCGCAAACACATGCTGCTGTCCTGCAAGGCCAGTAGTCTGCTCTCCACTGACGAGGtcacccccgccaccaccactgccCGCGCCACCTTGGGTAAGACGGCGTCTATGTTGTCGAAGGCCGTAGCGACCAGCGAGGCAAATTTCCCAGTTCCATCCCCGGTGTGTCTGCCAGACTTGGCGTGCGTCTCTGCCCGACCTTTCTTCAAAGTGGGCACCACCTCGCACAGTGA GGACGGATATGGATTACCTCGTGGGAGAGCGGACGGACCGCCCCAGCCGCCTGCTCCCCCCAGGAGGTCTCTCCTGGACGCGGCCGTGCTGGGGCCGGTGCCTGCTAAGCCTCCCAGGCCGCCATGCGTAGACCTGGGCTTCTACTTCCCAGCCCGGG ATCTGAGCCCGCCCCCTGTCGAAGACCTCGTACACGACCAATCGACAGCCAACGCCACCCTGCTGGATGCGCCGGACTTCCCCGACTTTGACCACTCGGTCAGCGGAGCGACAGACGCCCACCACCCCATCGACATCGCCTCCCTAGAGGTGGAGGCCCTCGAATTCGTCGACTTTGACCTCCCGCCCCCGGTAGACCCTGAGCTGTATTTCGAAGCCCTGCTGGAGTGTGAGCCTGCAgaccctttgacctttgacctccaggCTCTCAACCTGGATAGCCAGGAGGACTCTGTGGCGCAGGAGCCATCCAGCCTCCCTGAAGCCCCAGACCTCTGCACTCTCCTGGGGCCTGTGGCCCCAGAGAGCTGGTGCGGTCAGGGCCGTATGGGGACCCCTGAACCGCCTCCAGTGCCGGAGCACGGCTCCTCTGCTGCGGGGGAGGCACATCCCGGGGCTTCTGAGGCGGGCTCCTCCCCAGAGGAGGCAGTCCGAGCCCGACATGCAGCTCTGGCTAACTGGATCGAATCACAGCCCAG CTCCCCCCAGCTGGACGGTTATCATGGCACCTGTGAAAACCTGTATGAAGACGTGGAGACCATCAACGGATACCTCAGCGGCCAGAACTCAAGGACACTAAAGGAACATAAAGGCGGACCCAAGA ATCCATATGCTGACAGCAATCAAGTG AAAGAGGAATCCCGCCTTAACATATGGCCTCGCAATCCATG GGGCAGCCGTTCAGGAGAGCACAGCCATTCAGTCCATCCTCATTTCCACAG AGATCGCCAGAGCCCCGACCACAACGAGCacaaggagcagaagaagagggagaggcagcggcaggagaaggagaagaaggagcagaaggagaaggagaagagggagaccgAAATGAAAAAGAAGTTCAAG GTGACGGGTGTGGAGGAGCCTCTGTACCACGCCAAAGTGATGGTGGCCAGCAAGGTCCATAAAAAGAACGACCTGACGGTCACCAGTGGAGACATGGTCAGCATCATCCGCACCAACAGCTGTCCCAAAGGACGCTGGCTCGCCCGCGACGCCAACCTAAAGT ATGGCTACATCTCTGTGATGAACGTGGAGCTGAACATCCAGGAGATGCTGGAGCTGGGCAAGACGGCCCAGGCGGCCCGGAGAGAAGGCAACATGGAGGCGGACACCATCAGCATCGGGAGCAG GTCTTCTAATTACCCGCTTCTCACCAGCAGCT TCACAGATGATAGCGAGGAATGGGCGTGTGAAGATGAGACACTTTCCCACTCCAATGAGAGCCA TAGCTTCCATCAGCAGACCACTCTGCCAGAGATGA TGTGCAGCCACCCTAGTGCCCTACACACACTCAGCGATGCCAACCTTGAAGACCTGCACACACA GACCCGACACGAAGCTCTCCAGAAACTGGCCACCTTCTTCCAGCAAAACAAGGAAGACTATGGAATCGTCAAAGAGAATGGTGGAGACACTCCTACCAA TGTGGATCAACCAA GCTTCCTGTCTGCGGTTGAGGAGCCCCCCTATCT TGAACAGGAAATGGATTTCACCCACCTGGAGTtgctacccccaccccccctgtaTGCAGACAATTTTTGA
- the c8a gene encoding complement component C8 alpha chain, with protein MDLYIKLLLLGVCSLFISFISCAPGNGSQEFRRLVRSVDRPSPIDCSLGRWSPWSPCNACTGETWRFRVLDKASQFGGAPCHAAGQLWDRRACPPQTLPCMVADVCGESFTCDETDRCISQDLLCNGENDCGDGSDEDTCEVVTLRQGKCPTLWDIPGAERATRGYNILTGEFMLPVLDHQYFGGRCEYVYNGEWRKFTYDAMCENLSYNDELKNFRKPYNYHTYRFMAKARAEGSSEYYSNAVSLLNARKTHKSSNFGFTVGVCYVKAGLQMSDESEFLSNVTKHKSENLGFVRIWSQVQTAQFKMRSSGLMLDEDMHRSLKDLPEEYDVPTYFRFLNYYGTHYVTEGTLGGTMEYIVVVNKTAIGHSSIEGKKLASRFGGSFGVDIPVAAGVSVGVKIGGEVGSASANSDQDKGAASSEINDIIARVKGGVPETKADLLKTNDPESFRKWGASLQYSPALIEYETMPIYELVRLSTAAHYLGKKVVHLRRAWDEYQLHFSACRCAPCRHNGVPALQGTSCSCICREGYRGAACEVTERADRRTDGQWSCWGVWSGCQAGRKTRTRSCDNPAPDGGGANCLGSASQSQRC; from the exons ATGGATCTATATATCAAATTATTACTCCTCGGTGTATGCAGCCTATTTATTTCCTTCATCTCGTGTGCACCGGGCAATGG aTCACAAGAGTTCAGAAGATTGGTCCGATCGGTGGACAGGCCGTCACCCATCGACTGTAGTCTGGGGCGGTGGAGCCCCTGGAGCCCCTGTAACGCCTGCACGGGGGAGACG TGGCGGTTCCGCGTCCTGGACAAAGCGTCTCAATTCGGCGGCGCCCCGTGCCACGCTGCCGGCCAGCTGTGGGACAGGCGGGCGTGTCCCCCGCAGACCCTGCCCTGCATGGTGGCCGACGTCTGTGGAGAGAGCTTCACCTGTGACGAGAcag ATCGCTGCATCTCTCAGGACCTCCTGTGTAACGGCGAGAACGACTGCGGGGATGGGTCAGACGAGGACACCTGTGAGGTGGTCACCCTCCGGCAGGGCAAGTGCCCCACGCTGTGGGACATCCCCGGGGCGGAGCGGGCCACACGGGG ATACAATATATTGACAGGGGAATTCATGCTTCCTGTCCTCGACCATCAATACTTTGGAGGCCGGTGCGAATACGTCTATAACGGCGAATGGAGGAAATTCACCTACGACGCAATGTGTGAGAACCTCAGTTACAACGATGAATTAAAGAACTTCAGAAAACCATACAACTACCACACCTATCGCTTTATG GCCAAGGCGAGGGCGGAGGGTTCTTCCGAATACTATAGCAATGCCGTGAGCCTATTGAACGCCAGGAAAACGCACAAATCCTCGAACTTCGGCTTCACGGTCGGAGTCTGCTATGTGAAGGCCGGGCTGCAAATGAGCGACGAGTCTGAGTTCCTGAGCAACGTAACCAAACACAAGAGCGAG AATCTGGGCTTTGTTAGGATTTGGTCTCAGGTGCAAACGGCCCAGTTCAAGATGCGCAGTAGTGGGCTGATGCTGGATGAAGACATGCACCGGTCCCTCAAGGACCTCCCAGAGGAGTACGACGTCCCCACGTACTTCCGGTTCCTCAACTACTATGGCACCCACTACGTCACCGAGGGCACCTTGGGAGGCACCATGGAGTACATCGTGGTGGTCAACAAAACGGCCATCGGCCACTCTA GCATAGAAGGTAAAAAATTGGCCAGCCGCTTTGGCGGTTCCTTTGGCGTCGATATCCCGGTGGCTGCTGGAGTGTCGGTTGGTGTGAAGATTGGCGGAGAGGTCGGCAGTGCATCAGCAAACTCGGACCAAG ATAAGGGTGCAGCCTCGAGTGAGATCAACGACATCATTGCACGGGTAAAAGGCGGTGTCCCTGAAACAAAGGCCGACCTGCTGAAGACCAACGACCCGGAGAGCTTCAGGAAATGGGGGGCAAGTCTCCAGTACAGTCCGGCACTCATCGAgtatgag ACCATGCCCATCTACGAGCTGGTCCGCCTCAGCACGGCTGCCCACTACTTGGGCAAGAAGGTGGTGCACCTGCGGCGGGCCTGGGACGAGTACCAGCTCCATTTCAGCGCCTGCCGCTGTGCCCCCTGTCGACACAACGGGGTCCCCGCCCTGCAGGGAACCTCCTGCAGCTGCATCTGCCGGGAGGGCTACCGGGGGGCCGCCTGTGAGGTGACGGAGAGGGCCG acaggagaacagacggcCAATGGTCCTGctggggggtctggtctgggtgcCAGGCGGGGAGAAAGACCCGAACAAGGAGCTGTGATAATCCAGCCCCAGATGGGGGCGGAGCCAATTGCTTGGGCTCCGCCTCTCAGAGCCAGCGGTGTTGA
- the c8b gene encoding complement component C8 beta chain, translating into MGSAELNRQCCLLLVSFTVKLLTSVAIATASSEGLSVREARAAGPGVIVQPVDCVLSEWSTWTRCDTCQKKRYRFARLQQPSQFGGEPCNFHGREEEACSVSSRYTCSNIPPCTGFLCASTGRCIQESLQCNGDDDCGDWSDEKGCGSVNKPCNQEADEYWGIEDLAKGINILNSQLEGVVLDNRYYEGSCLPHYIQNKRYRKPYNLQQYTLQPKGSYDYSSKNFESYSDFSEYSSRERRSKTTVSFGFSLPGVAEFGFNYSNEKYSKSVKKIRRMSGKTNSFVRVKAELELAQYILRSEDLVLHHEFLTRLRSLPQTYVYGELRQIFMDYGTHYISEAGLGGEYEYVLVLNKEELAKSDYSLEDYKDCVQSGFNVGANIQGVYISASMQSGGCDGLLKEIGQDTGSESKVEDFFAVVRGGSSESISALASKNVPTPDLMRLWGDGVYYNPEFLRRTTRPLYELVTSRDFVGSDRLKTNLRRALMEYLDENSACRCSPCYNNGIAILKGTRCECICPNGYSGRGCEITQRQKAIGIDGSWSCWGPWSVCAGGTKSRSRLCNNPAARNGGADCWGLPQESTGC; encoded by the exons ATGGGGAGCGCTGAACTCAACAGACAATGCTGTCTTCTCCTGGTGTCCTTCACCGTAAAGCTGCTCACAAG TGTTGCCATAGCGACAGCCAGCAGTGAAGGACTGAGTGTTCGTGAGGCACGCGCAGCAGGTCCCGGGGTCATAGTTCAACCCGTGGACTGTGTGCTCTCAGAGTGGAGCACATGGACACGCTGTGATACttgtcagaagaagagg TACCGCTTCGCCAGACTCCAGCAGCCCTCCCAGTTCGGAGGAGAGCCGTGCAACTTCcacggcagggaggaggaggcttgCAGCGTCTCTTCGCGCTACACCTGTAGCAACATCCCTCCCTGCACGGGCTTCCTGTGCGCCTCCACAG GACGCTGCATCCAGGAGTCTCTCCAGTGTAACGGGGACGACGACTGCGGGGACTGGTCCGATGAGAAGGGCTGTGGCAGTGTGAATAAGCCCTGTAATCAGGAGGCAGACGAGTACTGGGGCATAGAGGACCTTGCCAAGGG catcaACATCCTGAACAGCCAGCTAGAGGGGGTGGTGCTGGACAACAGGTACTACGAAGGCAGCTGCCTACCTCACTACATCCAGAATAAGCGGTACAGGAAACCGTACAACTTGCAGCAGTATACCCTGCAG CCAAAGGGCTCGTACGATTACTCATCCAAGAATTTTGAATCGTACTCCGATTTCTCTGAGTACTCCAGCAGAGAGCGAAGAAGCAAAACCACTGTCTCGTTTGGCTTCAGCCTACCAGGGGTGGCGGAGTTTGGCTTCAACTATTCCAATGAGAAGTACTCCAAGTCAGTGAAGAAAATTCGTCGTATGTCGGGAAAG ACCAACAGCTTTGTGCGGGTCAAGGCTGAACTGGAGCTGGCCCAGTACATATTGAGGTCAGAAGACCTGGTCCTGCACCATGAGTTCCTGACGCGGCTGCGCTCCCTGCCTCAGACTTATGTCTACGGCGAGTTGCGGCAGATCTTCATGGACTATGGCACCCACTACATCTCAGAAGCGGGTCTGGGAGGGGAGTATGAGTACGTCCTTGTGCTGAACAAAGAGGAGCTGGCAAAATCAG ATTACAGTTTGGAAGATTACAAGGACTGTGTGCAGTCGGGGTTTAATGTTGGAGCAAACATACAAGGCGTCTATATATCTGCAAGTATGCAAAGTGGAGGATGTGACGGCCTGCTGAAAGAAATTGGAC AGGACACAGGGTCGGAAAGTAAAGTGGAGGACTTTTTCGCCGTGGTGAGGGGCGGGAGCAGTGAATCCATCTCTGCGCTTGCGTCCAAGAACGTCCCTACCCCGGATCTGATGAGGTTGTGGGGCGATGGCGTCTACTACAACCCTGAATTCCTCCGCAGAACg ACGCGACCTCTGTATGAGCTGGTGACCTCCAGGGACTTTGTGGGCTCTGATCGCCTGAAGACGAACCTCCGCAGAGCCCTGATGGAGTACCTGGACGAGAACAGCGCCTGCAGGTGCTCCCCCTGCTATAACAACGGGATAGCCATCCTCAAAG GCACCAGGTGCGAGTGTATTTGCCCTAACGGCTACTCGGGTCGAGGCTGTGAGATCACTCAGAGGCAGAAAG CCATCGGCATCGACGGCAGCTGGAGCTGCTGGGGGCCGTGGTCCGTGTGTGCTGGAGGAACTAAGAGCCGCAGTCGCCTGTGCAACAACCCCGCGGCGAGGAACGGGGGCGCGGACTGCTGGGGACTCCCGCAGGAGTCCACCGGGTGCTGA